A genome region from Cutaneotrichosporon cavernicola HIS019 DNA, chromosome: 5 includes the following:
- the APM4 gene encoding uncharacterized protein (Belongs to the adaptor complexes medium subunit family) has translation MISAFFIFNQKGEVLISRLFRADLKRSIADVFRIQVISNPDIRSPIITLGSTSFFHVRLNNIFVVGVTKCNASAALVFEFLYRFITVSRSYFGKLDEESVKNNFVLIYELLDEILDFGYPQNSEIDTLKMYITTEGIKSELAVREDSAKITIQATGATSWRRADVKYRKNEAFVDVIETVNMLMSKDGAVLRADVDGQILMRAYLSGMPECKFGLNDKLVLAKHGDNSVAKMDNAVELDDCQFHQCVRLGKFDTDRSISFIPPDGEFELMRYRSTSNINLPFRLQTHVTEPTKSRVEYTIHLKAAFDHKLNANNVVLRIPTPLNTTKAEVKVGVGKAKYVPADNVIVWKIPRIQGQQECTLTAEAALAMTTHRQPWSRPPIEVDFSVVMYTASGLLVRYLKVFDKSGANSTKWVRYLTKANGTYQIRF, from the exons GTGCTCATCTCCCGCCTCTTCCGCGCAGACTTAAA acgCTCGATAGCGGACGTGTTCCGCATCCAGGTCATCTCGAACCCGGACATCCGATCCCCGATCATCACCCTCGGCTCGACCTCGTTCTTCCATGTTCGCCTCAACAACATATTCGTGGTCGGCGTGACCAA GTGCAATGCGTCGGCGGCACTCGTGTTCGAGTTCCTGTACCGCTTTATCACGGTCTCGCGCAGCTACTTTGGCAAGCTGGACGAAGAGAGTGTCAAGAACAACTTTGTGTTAATCTACGAACTGCTCGATGAGATCCTCGACTTTGGGTATCCGCAGAACTCGGAGATCGACACGCTCAAGATGTACATTACGACCGAGGGCATCAAATCGGAGCTGGCCGTT cgcgAGGACTCGGCCAAGATCACGATCCAGGCAACGGGTGCGACGTCatggcgccgcgccgacgtaAAGTACCGCAAGAACGAGGCGTTTGTCGACGTCATCGAGACGGTCAACATGTTGATGAGCAAGGACGGTGCGGtgctgcgcgccgacgtcgacgggcAGATCCTCATGCGCGCGTACCTCAGCGGCATGCCCGAGTGCAAGTTTGGACTCAACGACAagctcgtgctcgccaaACATGGCGACAATTCTGTGGCCAAGATGGACAATGCTGTCGAACTCGACGACTGCCAGTTCCACCAGTGCGTGCGGCTTGGCAAGTTTGACACGGACCGCTCGATCAGCTTCATTCCCCCCGACGGCGAGTTTGAGCTCATGCGCTACCGTTCCACTAGCAACAtcaaccttcccttccGATTACAGACCCACGTTACCGAGCCCACAAAGAGCCGCGTCGAGTACACGATCCACCTCAAGGCCGCGTTTGACCACAAGCTCAACGCCAACAATGTCGTGCTCCGCATCCCCACGCCACTCAACAcgaccaaggccgaggtcaaggtcggcgtcggcaaggCGAAATACGTCCCGGCCGACAACGTCATTGTCTGGAA GATCCCAAGGATACAGGGGCAGCAGGAGTGCACACTCACGGCTGAGGCCGCTCTCGCGATGACGACCCACCGCCAGCCATGGTCACGGCCACCCATCGAGGTTGACTTCTCTG TCGTCATGTACACAGCCTCGGGCCTTCTCGTTCGCTACCTCAAGGTCTTCGACAAGTCAGGAG CCAACTCTACCAAATGGGTGCGATACCTCACAAAGGCCAACGGAACTTACCAGATTCGG ttcTGA
- a CDS encoding uncharacterized protein (to TIGR gene model, INSD accession), producing MTTSTDFFNPVAAFIALRETLEAGIIIAVLLGFIEQIIPSLPLGSLPNAGSSRTELLPSAAADQGEATYSTFSARRNSERAPAVPPQLLSPNLSPAHSNRALDSGFELSDDEGHEHSSHQFGPYNREQVVRSLKAQVWSGALLGLAAAAVVGGIFLYVFYTFAHDLWQDAENLWEGIWCGIASIIILVMGLAFLRLPHARMKWRLKLLQAVEGAAGVDQKSSSTRRRQRKMGARAARGWILFGLPFITVLREGLEGVVFLGGIGLTGSPLSIFTGALAGFLIGGVLAVTLFTRSESMSLQRFTTFSSVILFLMGAGLASRSAYGLERQYFINYVGAAAAEGGDGPGSFRVAHNIWKLWGANPEPGHQGYSGFWQLAQSLVGWNNVGTYWTVGVYEVYWFIIIGTLIRMKYNEGRAEICGRRSERGWELEYARRRVEREEGEEEGLLPPHAEGSGSRLSTDE from the exons ATGACGACCTCAACAGATTTCTTCAAT CCGGTCGCGGCTTTCATTGCCCTCCGCGAGACTCTAGAGGCCGGCATCATCA TCGCCGTGCTCTTGGGCTTCATCGAGCAGATCATCCCTTCGCTCCCGCTCGGCAGTCTGCCCAACGCTGGTAGCTCGCGCACAGAACTCCTCCCCAGTGCTGCGGCGGACCAAGGCGAGGCGACCTACTCGACCTTTAGCGCGCGCCGGAACTCGGAGCGCGCTCCTGCCGTGCCGCCTCAACTCCTCTCACCCAACCTGAGTCCGGCGCACTCTAACCGGGCCCTCGACTCTGGCTTTGAGCTGTCGGATGACGAAGGTCACGAGCATTCCAGCCATCAGTTTGGACCGTACAACCGCGAACAGGTGGTGCGGAGCCTCAAGGCGCAGGTATGGAGTGGCGCACTCCTTGGCctggctgcggcggccgtCGTGGGTGGTATCTTCCTCTATGTC TTTTACACTTTTGCACACGACCTTTGGCAAGATGCCGAGAACCTCTGGGAGGGCATCTGGTGTGGCATCGCCTCCATCAT CATCCTCGTCATGGgtctcgccttcctccgtCTTCCTCACGCACGCATGAAGTGGCGCCTAAAGTTGCTCCAGGCAGTCGAGGGAGCTGCCGGTGTTGACCAAAAGTCGTCATCAAcccgtcgacgccaacgcAAGATGGGTGCGCGGGCAGCTCGCGGCTGGATCCTCTTCGGCCTTCCTTTTATCACCGTTCTTCGTGAGGGTTTGGAGGGTgtcgtcttcctcggcggcatcggCCTGACCGGCTCCCCGCTCTCAATCTTCActggcgcgctcgctggCTTCCTGAtcggcggcgtcctcgccgttACCCTCTTCACTCGCTCCGAGTCGATGTCACTCCAGCGCTTCacgaccttctcctccgtcatcctcttcctgaTGGGCGCTGGTCTGGCCAGCCGCTCCGCGTACGGGCTAGAGCGCCAGTACTTCATCAACTATGTCGGTgcagcggcggccgagggtGGCGACGGGCCCGGTTCATTCCGCGTGGCTCACAACATCTGGAAGCTCTGGGGTGCCAATCCTGAGCCTGGGCACCAGGGCTACAGCGGCTTCTGGCAGCTTGCCCAGAGCCTGGTCGGATGGAACAACGTCGGTACCTACTGGACTGT CGGCGTGTATGAGGTGTACTGGTTCATCATCATTGGCACCCTCATCCGCATGAAGTACAACGAGGGCCGAGCGGAGATCTGCGGCCGCCGCTCTGAGAGAGGATGGGAGCTCGAGTATGCCCGCCGTCGTGTGGAGcgtgaggagggcgaggaggagggtctCCTCCCGCCTCATGCCGAGGGCTCGGGTTCACGCTTGAGCACCGACGAGTAG
- a CDS encoding uncharacterized protein (tpt-domain-containing protein) translates to MSSPSPPLLPTYSPHGSPVDVDERASPIHNLLKPSPRGSPSWVEKHGKNMPLSRKEKEDDPISTKPSRGINLRAATIIPIWIALSSTVIIYNKYLYSKEHLNFPYPIFITSYHLGCAALGTRVLRLTTNLMDGLDEVPMTREVYVKRIIPIGILFSGSLILSNSAYLTLSVSFIQMLKAFTPVSIVLISAIFKIQALNPKLLATVVLISVGCALSAYGELHFELLGFLFQTSAVVFESSRLVMIQVLLQGLKMDPLVSLHYYAPVCSIINACFLPFTEGLKPFREIPRIGLFIMSTNALAAFGLNVAAVFLISAAGGLTLTLAGVFKDILLITASVVFFGSPVTLVQVFGYSLALSGLMIYKNAAAKK, encoded by the exons ATGTCCTCCCCCAGTCCgcccctccttcccaccTACTCGCCCCACGGGAGccccgtcgacgtcgacgagcgcgcgtCCCCGATCCACAACCTTCTCaagccgtcgccgcgcggcTCGCCTTCGTGGGTTGAAAAGCACGGCAAGAACATG CCGCTCAGCAGaaaggagaaggaagacGACCCCATCTCGACCAAGCCGTCCCGGGGAATCAACTTGCGCGCTGCGACCATCA TCCCTATCTGGATCGCTCTCTCGTCCACCGTCATCATCTACAACA AGTACTTGTACTCAAAAGAGCATCTCAACTTCCCATAT CCAATCTTCAT CACCTCGTATCATTTGGGATGTGCG GCCCTTGGTAcgcgcgtcctccgcctcacCACCAACCTGAtggacggcctcgacgaggtgccCATGACT CGTGAAGTCTACGTCAAGCGCATCATTCCCATCGGCATATTATTCTCCGGTTCGCTCATTCTGAGCAACTCAGCGTACTTGAC GCTCAGCGTCTCCTTCATCCAGATGCTCAAGGCATTCACACCTGTATCCATCGTCCTCATCTCAGCCATCTTCAAAATCCAGGCGCTGAACCCTAAGCTCCTCGCGACTGTAGTT CTCATCTCTGTCGGCTGCGCGTTAT CCGCGTACGGCGAGCTCCACTTTGAGCTGCTCGGCTTCTTGTTCCAGACCAgcgcggtggtg TTTGAGTCTTC ACGCCTCGTAATGATCCAGGTCTTGCTGCAGGGGCTCAAG ATGGACCCACTTGTGTCGCTGCACTACTACGCGCCCGTCTGCTCCATCATCAATGCCTGTTTCCTGCCCTTCACGGAGGGCCTCAAGCCCTTCCGCGAGATCCCGCGCATCGGCCTTTTCATCATGTCCACCAACGCGCTGGCAGCATTTGGTCTCAACGTCGCAGCCGTGTTCCTGATCAGCGCCGCGGGCGGCCTAACCCTGACGCTCGCGGGCGTGTTCAAGGACATTCTCCTCATCACTGCCAGCGTAGTATTCTTCGGCAGCCCGGTCACGCTGGTACAGGTGTTTG gctACTCGCTGGCACTCTCTGGATTGATGATCTACAAGAACGCCGCTGCGAAGAAGTAG
- a CDS encoding uncharacterized protein (alpha/beta hydrolase fold), translated as MLDHVFGRPSPTVRRTQIFLVLFFWVWRLYKGDGSAMGAGRRRIARVPPRDVTYSRTWWRRVWALLVARRSGPRWMSNFNVRLKSFTPYQLILGTLTIVYALRHLDDLLGIGAPEPLANMYSRSYYRATYVNTALDAGFASAMSIRPKWLKDISSLVFGVYYLLWASEGDEVLRRYRALCSVEMLRTTWEKTYNNPYLRGFIKLHLPKVPIVRYVYIHRPPTSSRANNPPVKAMLFFNGTEKQLARATELVMDFPGGGFIAMGPECHEERLRTWAIRTGKPILSIDYGKAPEYPYPWAIEEGIDAYRTITDTKGAVIGIKSRHLGVVLTGDSAGGNICATIMNRILEHHKHITRPVAMILAYPALDFNYTSWMSPTNLRVLQTEQSEVHIPGLVHGKDHLRHKSPLSVVDDVSKPKRPTAKSRKSWAHSISSKFGLGMTPRSSDSKPQPRRSMTATRPLTKRTESGWFASREDSEFSDGLSDVMSSDDEDESSIDCRNDADKCLAERVKTPGVFADERFTDGILSTSPQPTPSADDVADGAVVPTTPKPVKKAPFATRLTMTSRVGYFQDRVISPSMMRAMAILYIGPQRCPDFETDYYISPILSPPQNLAHFPPVYLICGERDPFVDDTVIFAGKLREAKRTRRAHAANPGDNKSSKHGEGLRMTTGKPNEEPPDHILRETDEDWVQMRIIEGWGHGFMQMSSLMREIDPVLVEMADWIDESFERARLVEKDKEEVAAAHAAARAAFKPDAPVTSAQDSLPSPLRSRHVKPVREYTHTRKDQVVGDADLGMDFGPGNSDNEDNMDNIISFTPKMKKRTPPPSQFNPVPRRPSGDVLKRENSVPNFDSTDDSGSSGETVVLQTPPVGRIVLPSTPAQPKGTMSFGLFSRPAAANRGPIAFSKTPATSLYAPTAARRGTPAPSLQPHSTNPIVKAAVAGARAASPALQAAGLVPQSVHSLDPEEMYRRRRAEAVFGMEREDSNSDK; from the exons ATGCTCGACCACGTCTTCGGCCGCCCTTCCCCCACTGTACGCCGTACCCAGatcttcctcgtcctcttcttctGGGTATGGCGACTGTACAAGGGTGACGGGAGCGCGATGGGCGCGGGAAGGCGCCGGATCGCACGCGTCCCGCCTCGCGACGTGACGTATTCCCGTACATGGTGGCGGAGAGTATGGGCGttgctcgtcgcgcgccgtAGCGGACCACGCTGGATGTCCAATTTTAACGTTAGGCTGA AGTCGTTCACACCCTATCAGCTCATTCTGGGAACCCTGACCATTGTGTATGCCCTGCGTCACCTTGACGATCTCTTAGGAATCGGAG CACCAGAACCATTAGCAAACATG TACTCAAGATCCTACTACCGCGCCACTTATGTCAACACGGCACTAGACGCAGGGTTCGCGTCCGCCATGTCGATCAGGCCAAAGTGGCTCAAGGACATTTCCAGCCTCGTGTTTGGTGTCTACTACTTGCTGTGGGCCTCGGAGGGTGATGAAGTG CTCCGACGTTACCGTGCCTTGTGCAGCGTCGAAATGTTGCGCACCACCTGGGAGAAGACATACAACAACCCCTAC CTCCGCGGCTTCATCAAGCTGCACCTGCCCAAGGTCCCCATCGTACGCTATGTTTACATCCATCGCCCTCCTACATCGTCACGAGCCAACAACCCGCCCGTCAAGGCCATGTTGTTCTTCAACGGCACTGAGAAGCAACTTGCGAGAGCGACGGAGCTTGTTATGGATTTCCCTGGTGGCGGCTTTATTGCTATGGGTCCCGAATGTcacgaggagcgcctgcGCACCTGGGCGATCCGCACAGGCAAACCGATTCTGAGCATCGACTATGGCAAGGCCCCAGAGTACCCTTACCCTTGGGCTATCGAGGAGGGCATTGACGCCTACCGCACAATCACGGACACCAAGGGTGCCGTGATCGGCATCAAGAGCCGTCACCTCGGTGTCGTCCTCACCGGCGACTCTGC CGGCGGGAACATATGCGCGACCATCATGAACCGCATTCTCGAGCACCACAAGCACATCACGCGGCCTGTGGCTATGATCCTAGCCTACCCCGCCCTTGACTTCAACTACACCTCGTGGATGTCGCCCACCAACTTACGTGTGCTCCAGACCGAGCAATCCGAGGTGCACATTCCGGGTCTCGTCCACGGCAAGGACCACTTGCGCCACAAGTCGCCATTGTCcgtggtcgacgacgtcagcAAGCCCAAGCGCCCGACCGCAAAGTCGCGCAAGAGCTGGGCCCACTCGATCAGCTCAAAGTTCGGCCTCGGCATGACACCTCGCTCGTCGGATTCAAAGCCGCAGCCGCGGAGATCGATGACTGCGACCAGACCGCTCACCAAGCGGACAGAGTCTGGCTGGTTCGCGTCGCGGGAGGACAGCGAGTTTTCAGATGGCCTGTCAGACGTCATGTcgtcggacgacgaggacgagtccTCGATAGACTGCCGCAACGACGCGGACAAGTGCTTGGCGGAGCGCGTCAAGACGCCGGGAGTGTTTGCCGACGAACGCTTCACAGACGGTATCCTGTCGACCTCTCCCCAGCCCACGCCCTCCGCTGACGACGTGGCGGACGGGGCCGTCGTACCGACCACCCCGAAGCCGGTCAAGAAGGCGCCGTTTGCCACGAGGCTTACCATGACAAGTCGTGTCGGATACTTCCAGGACCGTGTCatctcgccgtcgatgaTGCGCGCCATGGCCATTCTCTATATCGGTCCCCAGCGCTGCCCAGACTTCGAGACCGACTACTACATCTCGCCTatcctctctcctccccagAACCTGGCGCACTTCCCACCCGTGTACCTTATCTGCGGTGAGCGTGACCCATTCGTTGACGACACTGTCATCTTTGCGGGTAAGCTCCGTGAAGCGAAGCGTACCCGCCGGGCGCACGCCGCTAACCCGGGCGACAACAAGAGCAGCAAGCATGGCGAGGGGTTACGGATGACGACGGGCAAGCCCAACGAGGAACCGCCTGACCACATCCTGAGGgagacggacgaggactGGGTGCAGATGCGCATCATCGAGGGCTGGGGCCACGGCTTCATGCAGATGTCGTCGCTTATGCGCGAGATTGACCCAGTACTggtcgagatggccgacTGGATCGACGAGTCGTttgagcgtgcgcgcctggtcgagaaggacaaggaggaagTCGCTGCGGCCCACGCTGCCGCACGTGCGGCCTTCAAGCCGGATGCGCCTGTCACGTCGGCGCAGGACAGCctgccgtcgccgctgcgctcgcgACACGTCAAGCCTGTACGCGAGTACACGCACACACGGAAGGACCAGGTGGTTGGCGACGCAGACCTCGGCATGGACTTTGGGCCAGGCAACTCGGACAACGAGGACAACATGGACAACATTATCTCGTTCACGCCCAAGATGAAGAAgcgcacgccgccgccgtcgcaaTTCAACCCGGTGCCACGACGGCCATCAGGCGACGtgctcaagcgcgagaaCAGTGTTCCCAACTTTGATAGCACGGATGACTCTGGCTCGTCGGGCGAGACCGTGGTGTTACAAACGCCACCAGTGGGCCGCATCGTTCTCCCATCGACACCCGCCCAGCCTAAGGGCACGATGTCGTTTGGCCTCTTCTCACGGCCGGCAGCCGCCAACCGCGGACCAATCGCCTTCTCAAAAACGCCCGCCACGTCGCTGTACGCGCCCACAGCCGCGAGACGCGGCACTCCGGCGCCCTCCCTCCAGCCGCACAGCACCAACCCCATCGTCAAGGCTGCTGTGGCGGGTGCGCgtgccgcctcgcccgcaCTCCAGGCGGCCGGCCTCGTACCGCAGAGCGTACACAGCCTCGACCCAGAAGAGATgtaccgccgccgccgtgccgaggccgtctTCGGCATGGAGAGGGAGGACTCGAACAGCGACAAGTAA
- a CDS encoding uncharacterized protein (NUDIX domain) has product MKQTPRHVAVAIPFCPATHRVLLITSRKHPNLWILPKGGVDNGETSGQAAAREAQEEGGLPIPHAISDELNAHQPLAPPGKRQEIWHAHALEMASEDLDAVWLEQGQRERGWFTAKEVIKALEKWGPLVEGEGDMSRGAPKKKAIKSDAMLRAFRAFLLRYGWET; this is encoded by the exons ATGAAGCAAACTCCGCGCCACGTAGCCGTCGCCATTCCCTTCTGCCCCGCGACCCaccgcgtcctcctcatcacctcACGCAAGCATCCAAATCTCTGGATCC TTCCAAAGGGTGGCGTTGATAACGGCGAGACTTCGGGGCAGGCGGCTGCACGCGAGGCGCAGGAAGAAG gcggcctccccatcccccatGCAATCTCAGACGAGCTAAACGCACATCAGCccctcgcgccgcccgGCAAGCGCCAGGAGATCTggcacgcgcacgcgctcgagatggcgagcgaggaCCTGGACGCAGTCTG GCTCGAGCAGGGCCAGCGCGAACGCGGGTGGTTCACGGCCAAGGAAGTGATCAAGGCCCTGGAGAAGTGGGGCCCACTCgtcgagggagagggggatATGAGTCGCGGCgcgccgaagaagaaggctaTCAAGAGTGATGCCATGCTCCGGGCGTTCCGGGCGTTTCTCTTGCGGTATGGGTGGGAGACGTAA